From one Phycodurus eques isolate BA_2022a chromosome 6, UOR_Pequ_1.1, whole genome shotgun sequence genomic stretch:
- the LOC133404030 gene encoding N-acetylaspartate synthetase-like isoform X1 has product MEEKSLDGVATKPRNGKNTKPSTVVVREFEPEDQVHVQRIFCEGMMEMIFDTAFRGLRHHPESLLLYLTMAAVSFVITMRWWVIGLLPAVVLCARYFCSRRVIRGYLEEAMSNDMGHLEEFYKKSPNCRLWVAVREGQVVGVVAMVGYKAGGFAELRRMSVDRRCRRCGVGMALGFKVLEFALTQGYTTVVLGTTAYSPAAHQLYQRLGFQCSGITNGYMPHGATQSLLDRIFYRVCHHHYRLEVKNMPLNGQKPLWET; this is encoded by the exons ATGGAGGAAAAATCATTGGACGGTGTGGCCACTAAACCTCGAAatggaaaaaacacaaaaccttcAACTGTCGTTGTGCGTGAGTTTGAGCCGGAGGACCAAGTGCATGTACAACGGATCTTTTGTGAAGGGATGATGGAGATGATATTTGACACGGCCTTCAGAGGCTTGAGACATCATCCTGAGAGCCTCCTGCTCTATTTGACAATGGCAG cTGTCAGTTTTGTGATCACGATGCGCTGGTGGGTGATAGGACTCCTCCCTGCAGTTGTGCTGTGTGCACGTTACTTCTGCAGCAGGCGAGTGATTCGTGGTTATTTGGAGGAAGCCATGAGCAATGACATGGGTCACCTTGAAGAGTTTTACAAGAAATCACCAA ATTGCCGCCTTTGGGTTGCAGTGCGAGAAGGCCAAGTGGTAGGTGTTGTAGCGATGGTTGGCTACAAGGCAGGAGGTTTTGCTGAGCTGAGGCGCATGTCAGTTGACCGTAGGTGTCGGAGGTGTGGCGTGGGTATGGCCCTTGGATTTAAAGTTCTGGAGTTTGCCTTAACTCAGGGATACACCACTGTTGTCCTGGGAACCACAGCCTACTCACCCGCTGCGCACCAGCTCTACCAGCGACTGGGATTCCAATGTAGTGGGATCACAAATGGATACATGCCACATGGTGCAACACAGTCTCTACTGGATAGAATATTCTATAGGGTCTGCCATCATCACTATAGACTAGAAGTGAAAAACATGCCTTTAAATGGACAGAAACCACTTTGGGAGACATAA
- the LOC133404030 gene encoding N-acetylaspartate synthetase-like isoform X2: MGESAEPEMMMLFPLMHMSEDGPMKAISKDAVSFVITMRWWVIGLLPAVVLCARYFCSRRVIRGYLEEAMSNDMGHLEEFYKKSPNCRLWVAVREGQVVGVVAMVGYKAGGFAELRRMSVDRRCRRCGVGMALGFKVLEFALTQGYTTVVLGTTAYSPAAHQLYQRLGFQCSGITNGYMPHGATQSLLDRIFYRVCHHHYRLEVKNMPLNGQKPLWET; the protein is encoded by the exons ATGGGAGAATCTGCCGAGCCAGAAATGATGATGCTTTTCCCTCTTATGCACATGAGTGAAGATGGCCCGATGAAAGCAATAAGCAAAGatg cTGTCAGTTTTGTGATCACGATGCGCTGGTGGGTGATAGGACTCCTCCCTGCAGTTGTGCTGTGTGCACGTTACTTCTGCAGCAGGCGAGTGATTCGTGGTTATTTGGAGGAAGCCATGAGCAATGACATGGGTCACCTTGAAGAGTTTTACAAGAAATCACCAA ATTGCCGCCTTTGGGTTGCAGTGCGAGAAGGCCAAGTGGTAGGTGTTGTAGCGATGGTTGGCTACAAGGCAGGAGGTTTTGCTGAGCTGAGGCGCATGTCAGTTGACCGTAGGTGTCGGAGGTGTGGCGTGGGTATGGCCCTTGGATTTAAAGTTCTGGAGTTTGCCTTAACTCAGGGATACACCACTGTTGTCCTGGGAACCACAGCCTACTCACCCGCTGCGCACCAGCTCTACCAGCGACTGGGATTCCAATGTAGTGGGATCACAAATGGATACATGCCACATGGTGCAACACAGTCTCTACTGGATAGAATATTCTATAGGGTCTGCCATCATCACTATAGACTAGAAGTGAAAAACATGCCTTTAAATGGACAGAAACCACTTTGGGAGACATAA